Proteins found in one Lepisosteus oculatus isolate fLepOcu1 chromosome 22, fLepOcu1.hap2, whole genome shotgun sequence genomic segment:
- the selenoe gene encoding selenoprotein e, with amino-acid sequence MWAFLLCLLALLAKESMANKSSETTTEQNLEIAKGKLVAPSVVGUSIKRIPELYQFLMERWALYHNLEYHSDDSEEPQLVFFNAKEEVVKSVPVKNMKADEISRLLDSLGFYRRSQKGEEVPKEFQHFPLKAPKDEL; translated from the exons ATGTGGGCTTTTCTGCTATGTCTGCTGGCCTTATTAGCAAAAGAAAGCATGGCAAATAAAAGTTCAGAAACAACAACTGAACAAAATCTGGAAATAGCCAAAGGGAAGCTGGTG GCTCCCAGCGTGGTTGGATGATCCATCAAGAGAATCCCAGAGCTTTACCagtttctgatggagcgctggGCTCTCTA CCATAACCTAGAATATCACTCTGACGACAGCGAAGAGCCGCAGCTGGTGTTCTTCAATGCGAAAGAAGAGGTTGTGAAG TCAGTTCCTGTGAAAAACATGAAAGCAGACGAGATTAGCAGGCTCCTGGATTCTTTGGGATTCTACAGAAGGTCGCAGAAAGGAGAGGAGGTCCCAAAAGAATTCCAGCACTTCCCCCTGAAGGCGCCTAAGGATGAACTTTGA